In Lactococcus protaetiae, the genomic window TAGAAGATTTTTTTGAAAATACGTGATATAATGAACTAGATAATAAATGAGCATGATTTATAAAGTCACTGATAAATCCTTGTCAGTGCTGATGGAATTATGTATCTTATAATTCGGAGGACAAATCTCTAATGAAACGCATTGCAGTTTTGACTTCTGGTGGTGATGCACCAGGAATGAACGCGGCTATTCGTGCCGTTGTTCGTAAAGCGATTTCTGAAGGTATCGAAGTTTACGGTATTAATCACGGATATGCTGGTATGGTTGCAGGAGATATTTTCCCGCTCACTTCAGCATCAGTTGGTGATAAAATTGGACGTGGTGGGACTTTCTTGTATTCAGCACGCTATCCAGAATTTGCTCAAATTGAAGGGCAACTTGCTGGGATTGAGCAACTTAAAAAACACGGCATTGAAGGTGTAGTAGTTATCGGTGGTGATGGTTCTTACCATGGTGCAATGCGCCTAACTGAACATGGTTTCCCAGCAGTCGGTCTTCCAGGTACTATTGACAATGACATCGTGGGAACTGACTTCACGATTGGTTTTGACACTGCTGTTTCAACGGTTGTTGATGCTCTTGACAAAATTCGCGATACATCATCATCACACAACCGCACATTTGTTGTTGAAGTAATGGGACGTAATGCTGGAGATATCGCTCTTTGGTCAGGTATTGCGGCTGGAGCAGATGATATCTGCATTCCAGAAAAGAGTTTCAAATTTGAAAACGTTGTTAATAATATCAACAAAGGCTATGAAAAAGGTAAAAACCACCACATCATCGTTCTCGCTGAAGGCGTAATGTCAGGTGAAGAATTTGCCTCAAAACTCAAAGAAGCTGGCTATAAAGGTGACTTGCGTGTATCTGTTCTTGGACACATCCAACGTGGTGGTTCTCCAACAGCGCGTGACCGCGTTCTTGCATCACGTATGGGGGCTCGTGCCGTTGAATTACTCCGTGATGGTATCGGAGGTGTAGCAGTTGGTATTCATAATGAAGAACTTGTGGAAAGTCCAATCTTAGGTAGCGCTGAAGAACATGCTTTATTCAGTTTGACTGAAGACGGTGGTATCAAAGTGAATAACCCACACAAAGCTGGTCTTGAACTCTACCGTC contains:
- the pfkA gene encoding 6-phosphofructokinase — its product is MKRIAVLTSGGDAPGMNAAIRAVVRKAISEGIEVYGINHGYAGMVAGDIFPLTSASVGDKIGRGGTFLYSARYPEFAQIEGQLAGIEQLKKHGIEGVVVIGGDGSYHGAMRLTEHGFPAVGLPGTIDNDIVGTDFTIGFDTAVSTVVDALDKIRDTSSSHNRTFVVEVMGRNAGDIALWSGIAAGADDICIPEKSFKFENVVNNINKGYEKGKNHHIIVLAEGVMSGEEFASKLKEAGYKGDLRVSVLGHIQRGGSPTARDRVLASRMGARAVELLRDGIGGVAVGIHNEELVESPILGSAEEHALFSLTEDGGIKVNNPHKAGLELYRLNSDLNNLNLN